The genomic stretch CAAACTCTGAGAGTTTGGCAGCCGGTTTTGAAAATCCGTACACCTCCGTTGCCGAGTACCTAACGTGCTTGCGTGACAAGGATGTGATGCTTATCAGCGCACATCGCGGAGGACCTGTCCGCGGGTTTCCGGAAAATGCCATAGAGACATTCGAGAACACGCTGGATCACGGTCCGATGCTGATTGAAACCGATGTCAGGACAACAGCCGACGGTGTCTTCATTCTCCTGCATGACGAAGACCTGGAGCGCACAACCAATGGCACAGGCTTGGTGTCAGAAACAACCTATACTGAGCTACAGGACTTGAACTTGCGCGATAACCGGGGGCGTCTGACCGATTTTACAATCCCGACGCTTGAACAAGCCCTCGACTGGGCAAGAGACCGGGCCATCCTGCAACTTGACGTAAAACGGGGCACTCCAGTTGATGGCGTTGTCGATGTGGTCGCCGCCATGGATGCCCTGCGGCACGCAATGGTTATTACCTACACCACAGATGATGCCCTGCGCGCAGCCTCAGCTGACCCGGACGCAACGATATCTGTACAGATTTTTGATACTGGGCGTCTCGACAGCCTTGAAAGACAGGGCCTGCCCGCCAGCAGGATCACAGCCTGGACCGGCACACAAGGTGAAGAGCCAGCTCTTTGGGCCGCGTTGAATGCGCGTGGTGTCAGTGCTGCATGGGGGTCTTTTCGCACACTGGATGAAGAAGTCGAGCGCACCGGCGATGCGTCACAATATGCGCGCCTTGCCACTGACGGCCTGAACATTCTCTCCAGCGACCTGCATTTACAGGCTTATGATGCTGTTGAAAAACGCCAGAACACAAAAGCCGCCGTTACACGCTGTAACGGCTGACGTTTACTCTTCCTCGTCTGAGGGTGCGTTCTCTTGCTGCTGCATCCGCTCACGCGCACGCTCGCGCATCCTTTCGCCAACACGCTGGCGCTTCTCTTGATGCTCCAAACGCTGCTTCTGGCGATATTCTTCAATACGCTTCAGCAAGGCAATCCGCTCCGCATCCGGTAAATCTGTCAACACTTTCTGAATTGTAGCCGCCGTCAGTTGCTGCTGCTCAAACTGCTTGCGTTGCAGGGCGTCTACAGCCTGTGCAAACTGCTCCGTATCCAGTTCGGGTTGACGCAGCGCATCACCAACCTTGCCCCGCAGGCGCGCAATCTCCTGCTGCATCCTGCGGGATTCCGGCAGGGAATCCCGGATGGTTCGCCGGGCCTGCTGGCGCAAATCAGGGGGCAATGTCTCAAGCGACCTGATCGGCAGAATATCATTACTGCCCGCAACAGCCCATTGCGCAGCAGAAGGCGGACGCTGCCCCTCCGGGCCACGTCGCTCTGCCCCGTTACCGATCTTGTCACCGATAAAAAGTCCGACAATGAATATGTTGATCGCCAGTGAGGCGAGAAGCAACAGGTTACGCATCAGTTTGTCCCTTCCGCAGGATCACTATCGAATAAGCCGTTATCAGCAAGGGCAACCGCATAATAACCGGCAAGTTCTTCTTCAGGGGTCAGATCAGTATAGGCGGCAGGCGTGCCCATCAGCCCGCCAAAGACCAGACCGGCCACACCAGCTGCGCCCATGGTACCAAGCGCAAGCGGGCGCAACAATGCTTCAAGACCACCGGAAAAGCGCCGTGACAGATTTTCCAGAAAGCTGACAGCAACGGAGGCGCGTTCCGGCGCCATGTCTGCGTTGGCTGCAACGGCCTGGACAATGGCATCACGTGCACGATCACTCAAGGCCGGCACAGGGTCTTGCCTGGTCAGCAGATCAACACTGGCCGCAACGGCGCTCTCTTCCATCTGACTGTTGTTATCAGGATCACGCATTCTCTATATACTCCTTACACTGCACGCATATCAGTTTCCCGGGTATCATTATCTGCCTCACCTGACAGACCGGTTTGCAAAACCACATCGCCCTTCAAGCCTCGCCGCGCTCGTGCCAGCAGGGACTCAACAGCCTGCACAGACACTTCCATAATCTCCGCCGCCTCTGCATTGGTCATCTCTTCAAAATGGCACAACACAAGGGCTGTCTTCTGCCGCTCCGGCAATCGCTCCAGTGCAGCCCGCAACAATACCGCCCGTTCTGCCTCTTCTAGAGACTGCAACCCGTCTGCCCGCGTGTCTGCACTGTCGGGCAGGTCATCTCCAGCCGCGTGCTCATACCGGGTTGATGCCTTGCGCAGACGATCATAACACAGATTGATCGTCACCCGGTGAAGCCAGGTCGAAAACACAGCTGTCTCCGGCTGCCAGGTACAGGCATGTTTCCACATGCGGATAAAAGCCTCCTGCACGATGTCCTCTGCAGCATCGCGGGTGCCCAGCATACGATAGGCAACAGCCATCAGCCGGTCTCCATAGGCATCGACCAGCACACGCGCAGCAGCGGCGTCCCCTCTGGCAACGCCGCGCACATAGTCAAGGTCAGGATCATGAACGACCAAATTGTTACTCATCCCAGCGGGTACGTGTCTCTAACGATAGAAGGCCCGGCAACCTGTCGCAATATCCGCCTTTTTTGCTTACTTCCCTGTCAAAACGGGCCAACAATGTCGCGGAACACGGCTTTTACGTGCTGTGTATGCGTGATGAGGCGGTCTTCGATCTGTTCTGGTTGTTCA from Parvularcula sp. IMCC14364 encodes the following:
- a CDS encoding glycerophosphodiester phosphodiesterase family protein, with product MCFRNRYLLALVTTTCLVACTPEAALTTDPAEPMTEVSAEQTTGAANSESLAAGFENPYTSVAEYLTCLRDKDVMLISAHRGGPVRGFPENAIETFENTLDHGPMLIETDVRTTADGVFILLHDEDLERTTNGTGLVSETTYTELQDLNLRDNRGRLTDFTIPTLEQALDWARDRAILQLDVKRGTPVDGVVDVVAAMDALRHAMVITYTTDDALRAASADPDATISVQIFDTGRLDSLERQGLPASRITAWTGTQGEEPALWAALNARGVSAAWGSFRTLDEEVERTGDASQYARLATDGLNILSSDLHLQAYDAVEKRQNTKAAVTRCNG
- a CDS encoding periplasmic heavy metal sensor, which encodes MRNLLLLASLAINIFIVGLFIGDKIGNGAERRGPEGQRPPSAAQWAVAGSNDILPIRSLETLPPDLRQQARRTIRDSLPESRRMQQEIARLRGKVGDALRQPELDTEQFAQAVDALQRKQFEQQQLTAATIQKVLTDLPDAERIALLKRIEEYRQKQRLEHQEKRQRVGERMRERARERMQQQENAPSDEEE
- a CDS encoding RNA polymerase sigma factor, whose protein sequence is MSNNLVVHDPDLDYVRGVARGDAAAARVLVDAYGDRLMAVAYRMLGTRDAAEDIVQEAFIRMWKHACTWQPETAVFSTWLHRVTINLCYDRLRKASTRYEHAAGDDLPDSADTRADGLQSLEEAERAVLLRAALERLPERQKTALVLCHFEEMTNAEAAEIMEVSVQAVESLLARARRGLKGDVVLQTGLSGEADNDTRETDMRAV